TGCCTTCATTGATGAGCCACGCCATTTGCGCATCCACAAGGCTCAGGTCGATATGTTGACCATCGCCTGTTGCATCCCGGTGTCGCAGTGCCGCGAGGACCCCGATAGTCGCATACATGCCGCACATCACGTCCGCGATGCCGACACCGACTTTCATGGGAGGTCCGTCAGGCGCACCGGTCAATGACATGATCCCGCCATAACCCTGCGCCATCAGATCATAACCCGGTTGGTCGCGGTTCGGACCGGTTTGACCAAAGCCCGAGATCGAACAATAAACGAGGGCAGGGTGCGCCTTGAGCAGTGTCGCGTGATCTAACCCGTATTTCACCAATCCGCCGGGTTTGTAGTTTTCCACGACCACGTCTGCGCGCGCGGCAAGGTGGCGTATGGTGTCCTGTCCCTCGGGCGTGGACAGATCAACAGATATTGAAAGCTTGTTGCGGTTGGCCGCCATAAAATAAGCCGACAAGTCAGTGGGTTGTCCCTCTTTGCCCATCGCATAATTTGGCCCCCAGCCTCGGGTGTCATCACCGCTGGATTTGGGGTTTTCCACCTTGATTACGGTGGCCCCCAAATCTCCAAGCATCTGCGTGGCAGTGGGACCTGCCAAAATACGGCTCAGGTCGAGAACGACCAATCCGTCCAGCGCCATTGGGGTGTCAGATGCGGCCATCATAGGCTCCGCGTTCAATCACGGCTGCAATGACGGTAAAGGTGTCTGCGGTCATCGCGGTTTTGAGTGATGCGGCCAAGTCTTCGCGGTTGTGCACGGTATGACCTGCCCCGCCAAATGCGGTGCCCATGGCCGCAAAATCATGTTTGGCAAAATCCACACCACGGTTCTTCATCTGACGCGAGCGTTGTTTGAGTTCAATCAGCGACAGCGAGGCGTCGACAAACACCAGGATGATGGGTTTCAGGCCGAGTTCCGCCGCCGTCGACAACTCCCCGGCGACCATCAGGAACCCGGCGTCTCCGCAGAATCCAATGACGGGGCGATCCGGGGATGCCAGCTTTGTGCCCATCGCAAGCGGTATCGCACACCCCATCGTGCACAGGGCCGTCGATTGTGTCAGCCCTCGCGGCTCGTAACACTGCCACATCTGGCTGAGCAGAATGCGATGAGCGCCGCTATCTACTGTTGCGAGTGTATCGCGTGGCAAAACTTCGCGGCAGGTGTCTATGACTGCTGCTGGACCCCAATCGTCGTCCGCCGGAAAGGCCGTTGTCAGAGCTGATTTCGTAGCTTCAACAGCGCCATCAGGCCATGTCTCGCGGGGTGCGATGCCTTCGGAAAGGGCGGCCAGACTTGCGGCGCAATCGGTGATAAAATTCAGGCCGGCCTGATGCATGTAGTGGTGATTGGGTTCAGCGGTAATGTCGATGACGCGCTGCTGTACTGGGTTCCAGACATTGCGCCATCCCGTGCGCATCTCAATAGGATCATAGCCGACGCACAGGATGAGATCAGCCTTTTCGACCAACGGCAGCAGGTGTCGGTCCGCGAGCGGGGACAGACCCGCGCCACCAAGTGCGAGCTCATGATCCTCCGCCAACAGACCTTTGGCTTTATATGTTGTAATCACCGGCACATTGAATCGTTCGGCAAAGGAAACAATTGCTGCCTCGGCCCCTTCGACCATTGCATCCAACCCAACAATCATGACCGGGCGCAAGGCGTCAGTCAGCCAGTCGCGGGCGGTCGCCAGATCCGCTCCTGAAGGCGCGGTTGTAGAGCTTTTCGATCGCGTCGGTGGCGCGGTGGCAGGAACCTGTGCATCTGCGACAGCAATGGGAACGTCGATGTGCACCGGCCCGGGGCGTCCTTCGGTGGCAATGGCAACGGCCTTATCAATGATGACGTGTGCCGCTCCCGGCACCAGCGAGAAACTGGCCTTTGTGATGGGGCGAAAAACGGCCTGCTGATCCAGTACCTGATGCGTATAAGTCTGTGCTTCATCCGGATCAACGGCGCCTGCCAGAATGATCATTGGCACACGATCCTGATGCGCGTTTTCTACTGCATTCACACCATTCAACGCACCAGGACCAACGGTGGCCACAAGGATACCCGGTGCGCCCGTTCGATGGTAAGCACCTTCCGCCATAAACGCAGCGGCGTTTTCGTGTTTCGCCAGAATAAACTCTATCCCGGCGTCTTCCAGCGCATCAACCAAGGTCAGAACTTCGCCACCGGGCATCCCAAATGCGAAACGGCACCCTTCGGCATAGAGACGGCGTGCGACTGCATCTGCTGCCCTGATCGTGGATTTTGATGGCATTTTTACGTTCCCGTTCGCAAGTTCCTCGCAAGGTCATAAACGATGCAGAGCGGAGCGCAATTCACCATTGCGTTCGAAGTATTGCAGAACCCAAAAACCCGCGCAGTCCGGCGCGGGTTTTTGGGTTTCTCATCTGCTTGCTTGCCTGTTCAGCGACGGCGATCACGCCGGGATGACATTGGCTGGAAAGCTACGCCAACATGGGCCTCGCAATAGGGTTTGCCCTGCTGCACAGGCAAGCCACAGAACCAGAAGTCTTCGGTTGCTGGATCCCCGACGGGCCACTTGCATGTTCGTTCAGTCAACTCCATCAAGCTCAGCCGCTTCGCTTTCTTCTCGATTTCAGAGACTTTGGCGAGGGCCTCCGGACTGATTTCGTTCGCAGAAGGCTGTGGTGGCAGTGGCTGGCCAGCGGGGATGATCTGTTTGCGCGCAGGCAAAGTGCGCGGCACCGGGGGGGCATCTGTCTTGGCTGCCGGTGCTGCCGGTTTTGGTGCGGGCTTTGGTTTCGCTTCCGGTTTTGGTGCGGGTTTTGGTTTGGCGTCTGTCTTGGCAGTAGCAGAGGCAGTTGCACGATTGGACAAACCCAGGCGATGAACCTTGCCGATGACCGCGTTACGCGTCACACCACCCAATTCTTTGGCGATCTGGCTGGCGGATTGTCCTTCGCCCCACATCTTCTTGAGCAGTTCCACGCGATCGTCAGTCCACGACATCAGCCATTCCCTAAGTTAAAAGCGGTCCTGCTGTGCGCGGACCGCTTTGTATCTATCGTCAGCGCCCTATTCTAATCACTAAAAGCGGAGTTACAAGCGGTGAACGCAGGGTCAGTGTAGCCCTTTTCAAAGCTGTTGCTATGCCCTTGCTTAATACGAGCCTAAAACATGACCCTCAGATGGAACGGTTTTGTGCTCGGTAAGAGTGATCTGCTCGGAGAAAGTACCAAACAGGAGTAGTTCATTAAACACCGCGAAAAGCGGCGCTGGAAAAGAGTTCTTAGTTTTGCGCGCGGGTGCGGTTTCCTGTTTTTTGCGTAAGCAACAGGAACGCAGGGAAGCTGCCAAACTCGGATTGAAGAATGTGTTAACGATCTCATCTGCCTGTCGGAAGAGAGGCGGGGCCAACATCATAAGAACATGGGTAAAACTGGTTCGATCCATGCGACAATCAGCGGCAACTCTGGAATGGTCATATACGTCCGCAAGAAAGCCGCAGCATTGATCACCTAAATCTTTGCAAAGGTAAGACGTTCGTTTTGTCCGCCATGGCCTCAAGAAGAGGGCCGTTATTTCGCCATGCGAAA
This genomic interval from Paracoccaceae bacterium contains the following:
- a CDS encoding thiamine pyrophosphate-binding protein; protein product: MPSKSTIRAADAVARRLYAEGCRFAFGMPGGEVLTLVDALEDAGIEFILAKHENAAAFMAEGAYHRTGAPGILVATVGPGALNGVNAVENAHQDRVPMIILAGAVDPDEAQTYTHQVLDQQAVFRPITKASFSLVPGAAHVIIDKAVAIATEGRPGPVHIDVPIAVADAQVPATAPPTRSKSSTTAPSGADLATARDWLTDALRPVMIVGLDAMVEGAEAAIVSFAERFNVPVITTYKAKGLLAEDHELALGGAGLSPLADRHLLPLVEKADLILCVGYDPIEMRTGWRNVWNPVQQRVIDITAEPNHHYMHQAGLNFITDCAASLAALSEGIAPRETWPDGAVEATKSALTTAFPADDDWGPAAVIDTCREVLPRDTLATVDSGAHRILLSQMWQCYEPRGLTQSTALCTMGCAIPLAMGTKLASPDRPVIGFCGDAGFLMVAGELSTAAELGLKPIILVFVDASLSLIELKQRSRQMKNRGVDFAKHDFAAMGTAFGGAGHTVHNREDLAASLKTAMTADTFTVIAAVIERGAYDGRI
- a CDS encoding CoA transferase, which translates into the protein MAASDTPMALDGLVVLDLSRILAGPTATQMLGDLGATVIKVENPKSSGDDTRGWGPNYAMGKEGQPTDLSAYFMAANRNKLSISVDLSTPEGQDTIRHLAARADVVVENYKPGGLVKYGLDHATLLKAHPALVYCSISGFGQTGPNRDQPGYDLMAQGYGGIMSLTGAPDGPPMKVGVGIADVMCGMYATIGVLAALRHRDATGDGQHIDLSLVDAQMAWLINEGTNFLTSGNLPERRGNAHPNIVPYDAFPCADGHILLAVGNDAQFARFCDAVGLDGVSDNGRYTTNLARIENRVALSKLINDALSFLSCDEVLKRCHAVKVPAGPIHTVAEALHSDQSKARDSVVSIPVQSTARGSVDLLGNPLKFSRTPVQYRRPPPRFGQDTQLVFEMFGITPKAE
- a CDS encoding GcrA family cell cycle regulator; this encodes MSWTDDRVELLKKMWGEGQSASQIAKELGGVTRNAVIGKVHRLGLSNRATASATAKTDAKPKPAPKPEAKPKPAPKPAAPAAKTDAPPVPRTLPARKQIIPAGQPLPPQPSANEISPEALAKVSEIEKKAKRLSLMELTERTCKWPVGDPATEDFWFCGLPVQQGKPYCEAHVGVAFQPMSSRRDRRR